The Limnospira fusiformis SAG 85.79 genomic interval TCATAAAAACTCACGAACCATTGTTTTTTCAAAAAGAAATAGAAACTCAAAATCGAGTATTCTATTTATTTAGAAACCCTGCCGACTGTTTGTGTTCATATTATTATTATCGATTGAGATATTGTAAAGATAGGGAAAGTGAAAATGAAATTAATACCTTTTGTATGGAGTATTTGGATCAGTGGTGTTCTCACATCAAAAATTATATAGAATACAAACAAAGACATCCTGAATATATCATATTTTTGTCATACGAAAAAATTCATAATAACCCTGTGAAAGTTTTGAACTATATTTTAGAAATTTTAGGCTTTTCTAATCATCAAAAAATTTGCGAAATAGCAGTCAGAAATCAGGAATTTAAAAAAGTAAAAAGTTTGTCAAAACTAGAAAAGCCTGATATTATGGGTTTCTGGGAAGATCATGGTTATCAAGAATTCTTTAGGCAAGGCAAGGTTGACAGCGCCCAAAAAGAATTATCGATTGATAGACTTCGGAGTATTCGAGAGAAAGCTGTGCCTATGTATAAGATAGCCAGAGCGTTTGAACCAATTTTTGATTATGAATTTTCTGGCGAATTGTTTGAAAAAACTGTCGATCAAAACATAATCAAGAATCATTTTCTAGCCGCAAAAAAGTATTCTCGTTCAGAAGACTATGAGAAAGCGATCGCCAACTATCGAAAAGCCATTCAAATCAATGCTAACTCTGATTGGTCATATCATAACTTAGGTGATGTCTTGGGAAAAATCAATGCTTGGGATGAAGCGATTATTAATTATCGACAAGCTTTGACAATTAACCCTAACTCAGCCTGGTTTAATTTTTGTCTGGCTAACGCTCTAACTAAACAAGGTAACATAGATGAAGCCGTAACCTATTACCAAAAGGCGATCGCTTTAAAACCAAACCAAAAAATTATCCAGAAAAAACTTCAAGACATTGATAAGGAATACCACGCACTAGCTGAAAAGTGCTGCCAAGAAAACCACCTAGAAGAAGCGATCGCCAACTATCAAAAAGCGATAAAATTTAACCCAGATTCTGCCTGGTATCACTTCGGCTTAGGTAAAGCACTGCAATATCAAGGGAAAGTAGAAGATGCGATCGCCTGCTACCGAAAAGCGATCGACCTCAATCCCAACATCCCAGACTTCCGCCATTTGTTAGGGGAAGCCTTGACCAAACAGGAGCAGTTAGAAGAAGCCATATCTTCCTACAAAGCAGCCTTAGAACTTGCGCCAACGGCTGCTCACTGTTACCGAGGTTTAGGTTTCGCTTTGTACAAAAAGGGGGAACTAGAACCAGGGATCGACTTTTTAAAAAGAGCGATAGAATTAAGCCCCAAATATCTGGCAGCCTACAATCAACTAGGAGAAGCCTTATTTGCTCACGGGGACTTTTCCCAAGCGATCGCCTGTTATGAAAAATCCATCGA includes:
- a CDS encoding tetratricopeptide repeat protein produces the protein MPISKHLENQKLFTKTDILLASYPRSGNTWMRLLLSDAILQLQGIQTTTGGNIVPDAYKVSINEWNKKVSMPLKFRIIKTHEPLFFQKEIETQNRVFYLFRNPADCLCSYYYYRLRYCKDRESENEINTFCMEYLDQWCSHIKNYIEYKQRHPEYIIFLSYEKIHNNPVKVLNYILEILGFSNHQKICEIAVRNQEFKKVKSLSKLEKPDIMGFWEDHGYQEFFRQGKVDSAQKELSIDRLRSIREKAVPMYKIARAFEPIFDYEFSGELFEKTVDQNIIKNHFLAAKKYSRSEDYEKAIANYRKAIQINANSDWSYHNLGDVLGKINAWDEAIINYRQALTINPNSAWFNFCLANALTKQGNIDEAVTYYQKAIALKPNQKIIQKKLQDIDKEYHALAEKCCQENHLEEAIANYQKAIKFNPDSAWYHFGLGKALQYQGKVEDAIACYRKAIDLNPNIPDFRHLLGEALTKQEQLEEAISSYKAALELAPTAAHCYRGLGFALYKKGELEPGIDFLKRAIELSPKYLAAYNQLGEALFAHGDFSQAIACYEKSIELNPKSPFLYGQIAEILAEQGQIEQAVQYYRNAIKLDSRHQATHPNLVAALSPSE